Part of the Cereibacter sphaeroides 2.4.1 genome, AGCGCAGGTGCGGCTGCGGGGTCAGCGTCCTGCCGTCATCGCGGACGAAGTTCAGGTCCTTGATGGCGTCGGCCAGATCCCAGCCGTGATAGAGCGTCTCCCATTCGCGCTTGCCCGAGAAGCGGCCCATCGCCGGGGTCGGCCGGCCCTGATACTCGTCCGAGAAGGCCTCGACGGCCGTCCAGCGGTCGAGCTCGTGGGCGAAGGTGTGGAGCTGTCCGTCGATCTCGTCCACCACCATGTCCTCGCGGATGAGGCAGGGCACGAGGCAGGACCAGCAGCGGTGCGGATAGACGTAGCCCACTTCCTCGTTGAAGGTGATGACCTTCTGTCCGGGCTTCGAGAGCTTGGCATACCAGCGCCAGAACTCGCCGAACTCGGCATACCAGCCAGGATATTTCTGCTCGAACCACTCGAAGTCGCGGTCGGTCTGGGCCTCGATCCGCCAGAAGTTCACCGGCCAGCCCACCGCGAAGAACTGCGCGACCTTGTGGACATAGTGCTTCTTCGTGATCCGGTTCCAGGCTTCCTGCACGTCGTCGTGGTGGACCTTGATCCCGTATTTCTCGAGCGGGAGCATGTAGGTGCGGTAGTAGTCCTCGAAGATCCAGCGGTGCCACATCTCCGCGTAGGATTCCTTGTCCTTGTCGCGGTTGGTGGTGCCGTATTCGATGAAGGTGCCGATGGCCGCATCGACGATGGCGTGGTTCTGCCAGAAGGCATAGCGCAGGTCGCGCTCGAGCAGCAGGTGGTTCTCCGGCTCCTTCAGCGCGGCCATCAGGAGCGAGTGGCCGTTGCCGATGTGCCGGCTCTCGTCCGACTGGACCGACAGGAAGACGGTGGGCAGCGCATAGTCGCCATTGCGCGCCGCTTCCGACGGCATGGCCACGAAGAGCGTATTGGTGAAGGCGGTCTCGGCCACCACCGTCAGATACATGCAGGCGGCCGTCATCGTGTCGCCGGTGATGAAGCCCTCGCCGAACTGCCGGCCGATGGTGGTCGCGTAGCACTTGCCGAAGGCTTCTTCGGTGATGTCGAACCCGGCCGGGTCGATGTAATTCTCCATGTACCACTTCTTCAGGTTCATCTGGATCGTGGAATGGCGGAATTCATCGACCATCTGCATGGTGAAGCCGGTGCGCAGATCCTCGCCGGGGGCAAGGCGGGCCACCATGGCCATCGAGCGCGCGGCCGAAATCTCCGGGAACGGGATGATCGCCAGGAACAGCTTCATCCATTCGA contains:
- a CDS encoding aromatic/alkene/methane monooxygenase hydroxylase/oxygenase subunit alpha encodes the protein MTSLTLNKITSQRGISVGEATKKISDLGWNPTYVQEAATFPTDYKISKAPRDPMKQVLRSYFPMQEEKDNRVYGALDAALRGDMFRNVEPRWVEWMKLFLAIIPFPEISAARSMAMVARLAPGEDLRTGFTMQMVDEFRHSTIQMNLKKWYMENYIDPAGFDITEEAFGKCYATTIGRQFGEGFITGDTMTAACMYLTVVAETAFTNTLFVAMPSEAARNGDYALPTVFLSVQSDESRHIGNGHSLLMAALKEPENHLLLERDLRYAFWQNHAIVDAAIGTFIEYGTTNRDKDKESYAEMWHRWIFEDYYRTYMLPLEKYGIKVHHDDVQEAWNRITKKHYVHKVAQFFAVGWPVNFWRIEAQTDRDFEWFEQKYPGWYAEFGEFWRWYAKLSKPGQKVITFNEEVGYVYPHRCWSCLVPCLIREDMVVDEIDGQLHTFAHELDRWTAVEAFSDEYQGRPTPAMGRFSGKREWETLYHGWDLADAIKDLNFVRDDGRTLTPQPHLRFDDKDMWTLDDVRGHTLLSPLTLLREMSPEAREKHLAEYRAGFTINPCH